The region CGAACTCGCCTGAGTCGGGGTGTCGCCCCGCCTCTCGCCGTCAACCCGTCCGGTGTTCTTCGACCACGTCTTCCCACGAGACGGTGCCGCGTGAAGCGATTCGCTCCGGGTGAAGCGCGTCGCTTTCGAGGGCCGAAAGCGCACTCGGGACGTTCGGGTCCAAGCCCCCGAGGACGGACGCGAGGTTGTTCGTCTCCTCCGGCGGTCGGCCGGTGTCCTCGACGGTCTGTTCCGGCGCGTCGCCCTCCTCGTCTGTGACCACGACGCGGTGCACCATGCCGAACGGTTCGTGCGGCGGGCAGTAGAGGTCGTAGACGCCCTCCTCCTCGAAGCGGTAGAGCCAGTACCCGCCGACGGGCACGATGGGCGAAGAGAGGGGTTCGGCCCCGTCGGGGACGCGGTGTTGTCGGCCGTGGCGTTCGTGGTAGGCCGTCACGCCGTGGTCGGGCGATTCCGCGCTGTACAGCACCACGTCGCCCGGACTCACCCGCAGTCCGGCCGGTTCGAAGTGGAAGCCGACAGTCTCGGCCAGCAGTTCCGCGATTTCGCGGACGGTCACCGACTCCGAGGACCCGTCGGGCAGTTGCACCTCCACGTCAGAGTCCGGATTCGACAGTTCGCCCTCGTCTACGGACCCGTCTGCCACTGCCTCGTTGACGTTTTGGAGCGTCGTCTCCGAGAGCGCTCCCTGTCCGCCGACGGCGAGCAACAACTGCGGGAGGTCCGTGTACATCTCGACTTCGTGGGAGGGGCGGACCGACTTCGCGAACGCCTCGAAGCAGTCCTCCGACGCCTCGCCGAGGCAGGGACTCTCCGCCGCGGAGGGGTACCCGAAGACGGGGTCGATGTCCTTCGGGTTCTGCGGCGCGACGGGTCCGTCCGACCCCTTCGAATCGTCGCCGCCGTCGCCGTGTCCGTCGCCTCCCGCCGCCGTCCCCGCACCGAGCGAAAGCGCCGTCGATGCGCCGGCGACGCGAAGCACCGTCCGCCGCGGAAATTGTCTCTTTTCCGAGCATTCCCGTGCGTCGTCCGCCGTACCGCGTTCGTCTCTCTGAGGTGGCATCCCACGCCGAACATGATTTTTGAATCACATAACCGTACGCATGCTACCAACTGGATGACATTCTCGCCGAGTCGTACCGTCGGGGAGGCGGCGCGGAGACGAGAGCGCAGAAAGAAAGCGACGGGCGTGCGGTTCGGGTTAGTCGGCCTTCGGCGTCGCCGCGACGTCGATTTCGCCTTCGTCGAGTTCCGCTTCGACTTCGCGGGCGGCTTTCACCATGTTCTCCATCTTCCGGTAGGCGACTTCGCGGGGGAGGAGTTTCACGCCGCAGTCGGGCGAGACGGTGAGTTTCTCCGGCGGGACGACCTTCAGACCCTGCTTGATGTTCTCCTTTATCTCCTCGACGGACTCCACCTCGGCGGTGTGGACGTCCACGACGCCGAGTGCGAGGTCCGGTTCGAACTCGGGGTCGGTGAACACGTCTATCTGCTCGTAGCCGCCGTTGCACAGTTCCACGTCGAACTCGTCGATGGGGAAGTCGTTGAGTTCGGGGTAGATGCGGGAGTAGTCGCCGTAACAGACGTGGAGGCCGATGCGAACCTCGTCGTCGATGCCGTCGACGATGCGTTCGAGACACTCGCCGACGATGGCGTGGTCGTCGGGCGTCGTCGCGAGGGCGGGTTCGTCTATCTGGATGTAGCGCGCGCCCGCCTCGACGAGTTTCTCGACTTCCGTGTTCACGAGGTCCGCGAGGTCGTAGGCGAGGTCCTCCTCGGTGTTGTACGCCTCGTTGAACGACCAGCGAGCGAGGGTGTACGGGCCGGTGATGGGCACCTTCACGGGCTTCTCGGCCACGTCGGAGGTGAACTCGAACTCGTCGACCAACCACGGTTCGTCGTACTCGACTTCGCTCGCGACGGAGGGTTTGTCGAAGTAGTTGTGCCCCCACACCTTCACCGGGCCGTTGAACTCGTAGCCGGGGATGCGGTGGGCGAAGTACTCGACCATCTCCTCGCGGCGCATCTCGCCGTCGACGACGGTGTCGAGGCCCGCGTTCTCG is a window of Halopelagius longus DNA encoding:
- a CDS encoding plastocyanin/azurin family copper-binding protein, which encodes MLRVAGASTALSLGAGTAAGGDGHGDGGDDSKGSDGPVAPQNPKDIDPVFGYPSAAESPCLGEASEDCFEAFAKSVRPSHEVEMYTDLPQLLLAVGGQGALSETTLQNVNEAVADGSVDEGELSNPDSDVEVQLPDGSSESVTVREIAELLAETVGFHFEPAGLRVSPGDVVLYSAESPDHGVTAYHERHGRQHRVPDGAEPLSSPIVPVGGYWLYRFEEEGVYDLYCPPHEPFGMVHRVVVTDEEGDAPEQTVEDTGRPPEETNNLASVLGGLDPNVPSALSALESDALHPERIASRGTVSWEDVVEEHRTG
- a CDS encoding methionine synthase, encoding MARNADNREQFRPNGHENDHFLLTTVVGSYPKPKWLNRSKELADDEESKFDDDDLAEAYDDAARVITHEHENAGLDTVVDGEMRREEMVEYFAHRIPGYEFNGPVKVWGHNYFDKPSVASEVEYDEPWLVDEFEFTSDVAEKPVKVPITGPYTLARWSFNEAYNTEEDLAYDLADLVNTEVEKLVEAGARYIQIDEPALATTPDDHAIVGECLERIVDGIDDEVRIGLHVCYGDYSRIYPELNDFPIDEFDVELCNGGYEQIDVFTDPEFEPDLALGVVDVHTAEVESVEEIKENIKQGLKVVPPEKLTVSPDCGVKLLPREVAYRKMENMVKAAREVEAELDEGEIDVAATPKAD